ATGCAAGGTGTTGCTACAGAGCTTGCAGGACTATTTAAAACTGGTGAAGTAGGAAAAGTATATATTGCATACAACCTATTTGAGTCAGCAATTAGTTTTGTACCATCTGTAAAACAAGTACTTCCAATGTCTATGGACAAGCAAGAAAAAGAAGAACTTAAAAGCAAGTATCCATTCGATTTCAAGTATCAGCCTTCTCCGGAAGCGATTCTTGACACTCTTATCCCAGAAGCTTTTACAAGTACGTTTTGGACTTGTCTTCTTGATGGTATTGCATCAGAGCACGGTTCACGTATGACAGCTATGGATAGTGCAGTTGGAAACTGTGAAGACGCAATTAGAACATTAACAATTAAAGCAAATAAGTTGAGACAAGCTGCAATTACAACTGAACTAACAGAAGTTGTATCTGGTGCAGAATCTCTCAACGGTTAAGGAGCATAATAATGTCGGAAAACAAAGGTATTGTTAAGCAGGTTATGGGGCCAGTTGTTGACGTTGAATTTCCAAATGGAAAGATTCCAGCGATCTACAATGCTCTTAAAGTTACAAACAAAACGATCAGTGACGTTGAGTACAACCTTGTACTTGAGGTTGCACAACACCTAGGTGACAACGTTGTAAGAACAATTGCAATGGATGCTACTGAAGGTCTTTCACGTGGACTTAACGTTCTTGATACAGGTTCTCCTATTCAAGCTCCTGTTGGACGTGAGTGTCTCGGTCGTATTATCAACGTAGTTGGTGAGTCAATTGATGAAAGAGGAGACATTGGAAACAACAAGTCTTACTCAATTCACAGAGAAGCTCCAACTTTCGAAAATCAATCAACAAAACTTGAGCCATTTTTTACAGGTATCAAAGTTATTGACCTAATTGCACCATACCTTAAAGGTGGAAAAATTGGTCTATTTGGTGGTGCTGGTGTTGGTAAGACAGTTCTAATTATGGAACTAATTAACAACATTGCAACTCAACACGGTGGTTTCTCAGTATTCGCTGGTGTTGGTGAAAGAACACGTGAAGGACGTGACCTTTACGATGAAATGAGTGAGTCTGGAGTTATCGATAAGACTGCACTTGTTTATGGTCAGATGAACGAGCCACCAGGTGCCCGTGCACGTGTTGCTCTTACTGGACTTTCAATTGCGGAATACTTCCGTGACGAAGAAAAACAAGACGTACTATTTTTCGTTGATAACATTTTCCGTTTTACGCAAGCTGGTTCAGAGGTTTCTGCCCTTCTTGGACGTATTCCTTCTGCCGTTGGTTACCAACCAACTCTTGGTACTGAAATGGGTGCGATGCAAGAGCGTATTACATCAACTAAAGATGGTTCAATTACATCGATCCAGGCCGTTTACGTTCCTGCCGATGACTATACTGACCCTGCTCCGGCAACTACATTTGCCCACCTTGATGCTACTACTGAGCTTTCAAGATCTATTGCAGAGAAAGGTATTTACCCAGCGGTTGATCCACTAGCTTCTTCTTCAACAATTCTTTCTGAAGACATCCTTGGTGAAGAGCACTATGCAGTTGCTCGTAACGTTCAGGAAATTCTTCAGAGATATAAAGAACTTCAAGATATCATTGCTATTCTTGGTATGGATGAACTTTCTGAAGATGATAAAGTTGTTGTTGCTAGAGCACGTAAAGTTGAGAAATTTCTTTCTCAGCCATTCTTCGTTGCTGAGCAGTTTACTGGTAACCCTGGTAAATTTGTTAAGATCGAAGATACAATTGCTGGCTTCAAAGCTATTCTTGATGGAGAATGTGACGATCTTCCAGAGCAAGCTTTCTACCTACAAGGTAACCTAGAAATGGTTAGAGAAAGAGCTAAGGAAATCCAAGCTGAAGCAAACGCATAATTAGCTGAGGTTTAAAATGAATAACTATACTGTTGATATTTTGACTCCAAATAAAATTGTGGCAAAAGATATTCCTGCTGAGAATATATTTGTCCCAACAATTAAAGGTCAAATTGAAGTAAAGAAAGATCATACTCATATCGTTGAGAAACTTGCTACAGGTTTAATCTCTGTTATGGGTGGAGCTGATGATCCAGATCGTCACTTCACTGTAACAACAGGTATCTGTAAGGTTCTTGCAGGTAAAGTACTGATCCTTTCGAATACTTCAGAAGAAGCTCATGAAGTTGACGTAGAAAGAGCTAAGCTTTCTCTTCAGAATGCTCAAGGAATGCTTTCTACAACGCTTTCTGACGAAGATATTGTTAAATATCAAAGAAAGGTTGAAAGGGCTAAACTTAGAATTCAATGTGCTAAGTTTGTTCGCAACCGCGAAGTTTAAAAAACCGACAAAATTGCTCTGTTATAAAAGACCTAAGTGTAAAAACTTAGGTCTTTTTTTATCCACCTTGAAAATTTGAATTTCTAAAGCGAAAATAGATGTAATGAAGAAATTATTAGTAGTTAGCTTTCTATTCTCGTTATTAAATGTACAAACTTATGCGTTTGAGAACCTCTCTGTTTTCCTTGATTACTTTGAAAGAAGTTTCACTTCGAAGCATTGGCTTAATGACTATTATTCAAATGTAAGTCCGATTGAAAATAATAAGAATGAAATTGAAAAGAAAGATGATGTAAATGTCGTTGTAGATAGTGTTGCACAAGTTATGGCCGCAACGAAAAAGAAAGCTGCACCGTCGGACAATCTCACAGATTTATTAAGTTTCATTGAAAAGATAGATAAAAAGAATAATGGCATTCAATTGCAGTCTAACTCAGCAATTGAGCTAACACTTTCTTCAGCCAATATTGGAATCAATAGAGGTAAAAGAGTCAATCAATTCAGTGTTACTAATATTACAAATGGTCAGATTAGCTATTCTGAAGAGCAAAAGGCCCTCCTCAATTTCGATAGTAATAATGGTAAGGGAACGATTCGATTTCATGTAGATGAAGCAAAGTACATCCCAACTTCATTTGAAATTTCACTTGAATTTGGACTCAAAGTAGTTGATGTTCCAATTTTTGAAAGAGAAACATATCTTCGATTCTTAGATAAGTATGCGCCAGATGCTTTCGGTGGGGCTTTACTTATAGATCTTTATGACCAAATTGAAAGTACTGAGATAAATGCGCCATATGCTAAGAAGATATATCTAGATTCTCGATACAGAAAGACAACGCAAGATGGTGATTATCGTTACGTATTATTTGTAGGAGTAGACCAAGGTAACGTTCTTGTACAATATATGACAATGGATGGGCTCTATGGCGAGAAAATCGTTAATATTCAAAACGATGAAGTCTTCTATGATTATCCGATCATTAAACAAACAAAGACAAAGCATTTCAATTTATACGAAGAAAGCGTACTTTCTAAAAAGTTACAAGAGCTAAATTTAGGAACGAATAAAGTCGTTCAATTAGGTACATCGAATATAGCAAAAGAAATTGGTATCAATCGATATAGTCTTAACCCAATGACTGAAGTTGTTGGTATGAGAAATATGATTGAATTCAAAAGTAATAGAAAGAGCATTGTGGCAAGTTACCAAGACGAAGCAAATCTTGTAATTCCTTCTAGAGAATACGTCTCATACCTTCTAGATCTCTTCGAGATTGGCGATTTAGAGACTAACTGTGTGGTTGATATAAATCCGGCTAAAGAGATTGAGAGAATCAATTTTGAGGCCCTAGACCACAAAGGTAAAATGCCTGCCGACTTATACTATTTCGACGAAGATGGAATGTTTGATATAGAACCAAGTGAGTTAACAAAAAAAGCATATTTCATTGGTTCAGGCCCAGGTGTTGTATATCTTGAGTTGGAATACAAAGATAAGACAAAGGACTACGTTAAGACGTTTTGTTCAAATGGTAGTTACCTGATTGAACATCTCTGATTCTTCATATGTCTATCCCAATTTAAAGGATATCTCGAAGTTAGGAGCTTTTCTGGAACTTCAGTATATTTTCGACTAGTCAGTTTTAAGTCACTGAAAACGATTTTTTGTGATGAATAGACCTTTTTCTTTTTCAAGAAATGATAATTGTAATACTTAATCATCGGACTACTATTTTTAAGCTTAGAATAGAATGTATGTGGCCTTAAACGACAATTAGTCAGATATGGTCGGATGATTCTATTCTTATGATCTTTCATT
This region of Halobacteriovorax sp. GB3 genomic DNA includes:
- the atpG gene encoding ATP synthase F1 subunit gamma; the protein is MANIKELKKKIKSTKSTLKITSAMKLVSAAKLNRAQQAIQSSRPYAEELEDTIKTVSALVQDYSHEYLVEKENKHSVLLVISSNKGLCGGYNSQLSKKVRTFIEQKTDEDFKVYFVGKKVRELIQGEVNVAKEYEFERTEPSFAEMQGVATELAGLFKTGEVGKVYIAYNLFESAISFVPSVKQVLPMSMDKQEKEELKSKYPFDFKYQPSPEAILDTLIPEAFTSTFWTCLLDGIASEHGSRMTAMDSAVGNCEDAIRTLTIKANKLRQAAITTELTEVVSGAESLNG
- the atpD gene encoding F0F1 ATP synthase subunit beta, producing MSENKGIVKQVMGPVVDVEFPNGKIPAIYNALKVTNKTISDVEYNLVLEVAQHLGDNVVRTIAMDATEGLSRGLNVLDTGSPIQAPVGRECLGRIINVVGESIDERGDIGNNKSYSIHREAPTFENQSTKLEPFFTGIKVIDLIAPYLKGGKIGLFGGAGVGKTVLIMELINNIATQHGGFSVFAGVGERTREGRDLYDEMSESGVIDKTALVYGQMNEPPGARARVALTGLSIAEYFRDEEKQDVLFFVDNIFRFTQAGSEVSALLGRIPSAVGYQPTLGTEMGAMQERITSTKDGSITSIQAVYVPADDYTDPAPATTFAHLDATTELSRSIAEKGIYPAVDPLASSSTILSEDILGEEHYAVARNVQEILQRYKELQDIIAILGMDELSEDDKVVVARARKVEKFLSQPFFVAEQFTGNPGKFVKIEDTIAGFKAILDGECDDLPEQAFYLQGNLEMVRERAKEIQAEANA
- the atpC gene encoding ATP synthase F1 subunit epsilon, which encodes MNNYTVDILTPNKIVAKDIPAENIFVPTIKGQIEVKKDHTHIVEKLATGLISVMGGADDPDRHFTVTTGICKVLAGKVLILSNTSEEAHEVDVERAKLSLQNAQGMLSTTLSDEDIVKYQRKVERAKLRIQCAKFVRNREV